In Vigna unguiculata cultivar IT97K-499-35 chromosome 3, ASM411807v1, whole genome shotgun sequence, a single genomic region encodes these proteins:
- the LOC114177646 gene encoding F-box protein SKIP14, translated as MALNFSHRPIFSEDNLVSSMRMGIPEKSGVDNCYDYGRDRCDRGGGGATHDDIVDLLPSDPFGMDISTTFTAITGWLEDLEVDYGGYRRDELGASDDNYQLFAGLNFIWNNAMRFHACVEEKMGFGECSSLSDDGAAAAASSNFGVGSASDADISGLPATSGSGDVFRRGDELEGGGGRDESCPHPALSYSLGYLGLSDLLVVERVCKSLHSTVHDDPLLWRSIHVDQPLNERITDDVLFRLANRAQGNLQCLSLVECTRITDDGLRRVLESNPKLTKLSVPGCTRLSIEGIVGMLKAYNSVGPQGVKHLYIGGLYGVTQKHFEELRFLLGADSRQQMQQSHKPHFYRRGNLYLSCNDDRAMDIEVCPRCQNLRLVYDCPAESCQGTGHTTQMCRACTLCIPRCSQCGHCINDSEYEETFCLELLCSSCSKQLVKCSDGKAGPAKSVIIHEQS; from the exons ATGGCGTTGAATTTCTCGCATCGACCGATTTTTTCTGAGGATAATTTGGTTTCGTCGATGAGGATGGGGATTCCGGAGAAGAGCGGTGTTGATAATTGCTATGATTACGGAAGAGATAGGTGTGATAGGGGTGGTGGTGGTGCGACTCACGATGACATTGTCGATCTTTTGCCTTCGGATCCCTTCGGCATGGACATCAGCACCACCTTCACGGCCATCACCGGGTGGCTTGAGGATTTGGAGGTTGATTATGGTGGGTATAGAAGGGATGAGCTTGGGGCGAGTGATGACAATTACCAGCTTTTTGCTGGGTTGAATTTCATTTGGAACAATGCTATGAGGTTCCATGCGTGTGTTGAGGAGAAGATGGGGTTTGGCGAGTGTAGTTCTCTGAGTGACGATGGAGCTGCTGCTGCTGCATCGAGCAATTTTGGGGTTGGATCTGCTTCTGATGCTGATATATCGGGTTTACCCGCCACTAGCGGGTCGGGTGATGTTTTTAGACGGGGTGATGAGCTTGAAGGAGGAGGTGGGCGTGATGAGTCTTGTCCTCACCCTGCCTTGAGTTATTCTCTTGGTTATCTGGGATTGTCTGATCTTCTTGTTGTCGAAAGAGTTTGTAAGTCTCTGCATTCCACGGTTCATGATGATCCGCTTTTGTGGAGGAGTATCCACGTCGATCAGCCTTTGAATGAGAGGATAACTGACGATGTTCTTTTCCGATTGGCTAACAGGGCTCAAGGTAATCTTCagtgcttgagccttgttgaatGTACCAGGATAACTGATGATGGTTTGAGGCGGGTTCTGGAAAGCAATCCCAAATTAACCAAG TTGAGTGTTCCTGGATGTACAAGACTCAGTATTGAGGGTATTGTGGGTATGCTAAAAGCCTACAACTCTGTGGGTCCCCAAGGGGTGAAGCATTTATATATAGGTGGTCTTTATGGTGTTACACAAAAGCATTTTGAAGAGTTGAGGTTCTTGTTGGGTGCTGATAGCCGGCAGCAGATGCAGCAGTCTCATAAACCACACTTCTATCGCAGGGGAAATTTGTATCTGTCCTGTAATGATGATCGAGCCATGGATATTGAAGTTTGTCCTCGATGCCAAAATTTGAGGCTTGTATATGATTGTCCGGCAGAGAGTTGTCAAGGGACGGGACACACCACTCAGATGTGCAGGGCATGCACTCTATGCATACCCCGGTGTAGTCAGTGTGGCCACTGTATCAATGACAGTGAATACGAGGAAACATTTTGTCTGGAATTGCTTTGCTCTTCTTGTTCTAAGCAACTAGTCAAATGTTCGGATGGAAAGGCTGGACCAGCTAAGTCAGTTATTATTCATGAACAAAGCTAG